The following are encoded together in the Ovis aries strain OAR_USU_Benz2616 breed Rambouillet chromosome X, ARS-UI_Ramb_v3.0, whole genome shotgun sequence genome:
- the SCML1 gene encoding sex comb on midleg-like protein 1 isoform X6, with protein sequence MSSGSSEVDVETAVSDTSYNEEQEKIIQDILVYCQAIYDAIQDLDKKFDIIHGKVSKIYRSRSRVKSVWQSHKLHGNRYKSHNYLHSRKSKSQKRKRRDCPSSLSLTESYSPTIPTSRRDDDSQSNTLGTSIESQKSPEREQESSFQDQESSFQDQEPDRNQSPGIPSIFTQPYEPYEYEQKEPMQGPSYCSSPQAHSTNSSFPVNQATVTPPAAILPQMGPEPIPTPDVVTYPPLFDPQPSRHNTSPPYTPSAYAPTSPVRNNPDFFKESFPEDPSTWSVDEVIMFLQDVDPQTLDPLVDLFRDHVMYLLIWFFCLNNFEFSLCRPFSWLLFTMDGGGTLSTDFSTFERVHFVQSQILKG encoded by the exons atgtcaagCGGATCTAGTGAAGTTGATGTG GAAACTGCTGTATCTGACACATCTTACAACGAAGAACAAGAAAAGATAATTCAGGATATCCTTGTTTATTGCCAG GCCATCTATGATGCTATTCAAGACCTGGATAAGAAATTTGATATTATTCATGGAAAAGTTTCAAAAATTTACCGTTCCCGTTCACGTGTGAAGTCAGTGTGGCAAAGTCAT AAACTACATGGAAATAGATATAAAAGTCATAATTACCTGCATTCTAGAAAGAGCAAAagccagaaaaggaagagaagggactgTCCCTCTTCATTATCTTTAACTGAAAGTTATAGCCCCACTATACCAACAAGCAGGCGGGATGATGATTCCCAGAGCAACACTTTGGGAACATCTATTGAGTCCCAGAAGTCCCCAGAGCGGGAGCAGGAGTCATCCTTCCAGGATCAGGAGTCATCCTTCCAGGATCAGGAGCCAGATCGCAACCAGAGCCCAGGAATCCCCTCCATCTTCACACAACCCTATGAGCCATACGAATACGAGCAGAAGGAACCCATGCAGGGCCCTTCTTACTGCAGCAGCCCACAGGCCCACAGCACCAACAGCTCCTTCCCAGTGAACCAGGCCACTGTAACTCCACCTGCAGCCATACTGCCCCAGATGGGACCTGAACCAATACCTACCCCTGACGTTGTGACCTATCCACCTTTATTTGATCCCCAGCCCTCCAGGCATAATACCTCGCCTCCCTACACTCCGAGCGCTTATG CTCCAACTTCACCAGTTAGAAATAACCCGGATTTCTTCAAAGAAAGCTTCCCTGAGGACCCCTCAACCTGGTCCGTGGATGAAGTGATCATGTTTCTGCAAGATGTAGATCCTCAGACACTTGATCCCCTGGTTGACCTCTTCAGGGACCATGTAATGTATCTTTTgatctggtttttctgccttaaCAACTTTGAATTCTCTCTTTGCAGACCCTTCAGTTGGTTACTGTTTACTATGGATGGTGGGGGAACCCTATCAACTGATTTTTCCACATTTGAGAGAGTTCACTTTGTGCAAAGTCAGATCCTTAAAGGGTAG